A region of Aphanothece sacrum FPU1 DNA encodes the following proteins:
- a CDS encoding (2Fe-2S) ferredoxin domain-containing protein → MSSLTAVSQFRLVGQLESFVMKEGDKVKYVRIKVIDREYWIKISKKLRQQVDLSMSPGTWLEIIGNREPDGKLGLFKLEATTLKTLSTPDIPCATVLSGKTDKSTNARRILVCQKSDCWERGGKRVCQQLEKKLSDRGLGDLVEIQLTGCLKQCKKGPNVVVLPDKTRYSQVKPYQVEELLDKHF, encoded by the coding sequence ATGTCAAGTCTAACTGCAGTTTCTCAATTTCGCCTAGTGGGCCAATTAGAAAGCTTTGTCATGAAAGAGGGTGACAAGGTGAAATATGTACGAATAAAGGTAATTGACCGGGAATACTGGATTAAAATCTCTAAAAAATTACGTCAACAAGTTGATCTGTCCATGTCTCCTGGAACTTGGCTAGAAATCATCGGAAACAGGGAACCAGACGGCAAATTAGGTCTATTTAAACTGGAGGCAACTACCCTCAAAACCCTCTCTACTCCTGATATTCCTTGTGCCACTGTATTGTCAGGAAAAACTGACAAATCTACTAATGCCCGACGAATTTTAGTCTGTCAAAAATCTGATTGTTGGGAACGAGGGGGTAAAAGAGTCTGTCAGCAGTTAGAAAAAAAATTAAGCGATCGTGGTTTAGGTGATCTCGTAGAAATTCAATTAACCGGATGTCTTAAACAGTGTAAAAAAGGCCCCAATGTGGTAGTTTTACCTGATAAAACCCGTTATAGTCAGGTGAAACCTTATCAAGTTGAGGAGTTATTAGATAAACATTTTTAA
- a CDS encoding CO2 hydration protein, whose protein sequence is MVSIQLEPSRHSLAEYIYRLEKGEALLKDSPQNVLEVVGILKSYGVILDAYSRNLIYISENQFLVLFPFFKYFNGDISLNKLLHHWWHNRINFEYAEYCMKAMMWHGGGGLDAYLDTPEFKTSVKKVIQAKFKNNMFMLALDKAFPDFLPEHMRMMAYYSGLGQFWRVMADMFLYLSDRYDNGEIKSISDVVQHILDGFVQDASKPITYNVKIADKVYDILPKSVGLTFLMDTAVPYVEAVFFRGTPFPGTVSYNAQAYQIPEQQPVFTYGALYADPLPIGGAGIPPTLLMQDMSHYLPDYLHEVYRQSFRQEDDLLVQICETFQKSMFCVTTAAIKGLAPYPLDTKDLQQQKENRAYLEGWMNRFKTSRLKMVNR, encoded by the coding sequence ATGGTTAGTATTCAATTAGAACCCTCTCGTCATTCCTTAGCTGAGTATATCTACCGTCTAGAAAAAGGAGAAGCCCTCCTCAAAGACTCCCCGCAAAATGTGCTAGAAGTAGTGGGAATTCTCAAAAGTTATGGAGTAATTTTAGATGCCTATTCCCGTAACTTGATTTATATTTCTGAGAATCAATTTTTAGTATTATTTCCTTTTTTTAAATATTTTAATGGAGACATTTCTTTAAACAAATTATTGCATCATTGGTGGCATAATCGGATTAATTTTGAATATGCAGAATACTGTATGAAAGCCATGATGTGGCATGGAGGCGGTGGCTTAGATGCTTACTTAGATACTCCCGAATTTAAAACATCGGTTAAAAAGGTTATTCAAGCTAAATTTAAGAATAATATGTTTATGTTAGCTTTAGATAAAGCCTTTCCTGACTTTCTCCCTGAACACATGAGAATGATGGCTTATTACAGTGGTTTAGGACAGTTTTGGCGAGTCATGGCTGATATGTTTCTCTACCTTTCTGATCGCTATGATAATGGTGAAATTAAATCTATTTCTGATGTGGTTCAACATATTTTAGATGGGTTCGTTCAAGATGCGAGTAAACCCATTACTTATAACGTAAAAATTGCCGATAAAGTTTATGATATCCTGCCTAAATCTGTTGGATTAACCTTTCTAATGGATACCGCAGTTCCCTATGTAGAAGCAGTTTTCTTCCGAGGAACTCCCTTTCCTGGAACTGTTTCTTATAATGCTCAAGCTTATCAAATTCCTGAACAGCAACCTGTCTTTACTTATGGGGCATTATATGCAGATCCTTTACCCATTGGAGGTGCGGGAATTCCTCCTACTTTATTAATGCAAGATATGAGTCATTATTTGCCTGATTATCTTCATGAAGTTTATCGTCAAAGTTTCCGTCAAGAAGATGATTTATTGGTGCAAATTTGTGAAACTTTCCAAAAGTCAATGTTTTGTGTGACTACCGCAGCTATTAAAGGTTTAGCCCCTTATCCTTTAGATACAAAAGATTTACAACAACAAAAGGAAAATCGAGCTTATTTAGAAGGTTGGATGAACCGTTTTAAAACCTCTAGGTTGAAAATGGTTAATCGTTAA
- a CDS encoding endonuclease MutS2 — protein sequence MIQQETLELLEWPRLCQHLATFAATKLGTVAARKLVIPGSLEESQELLAQTQEIYRLEQSLESRWSFEGINDIGESLDRAKIGGLIFGQDLLNIATTLAGVRRLRRVIENYEDLPILTELVTDVRTYPELEQAIHHCIEEGGTVADRASPKLGEIRRNLKEIRERIYQKLHSILQRQGGAVQESVITQRGDRFVIPVKAPQKDQIPGIIHDTSSTGATLYIEPHSIVEWGNKLRQYRRQEQVEEEAVLRKLTEQVAEVQEDLDYLLAIATILDLATAKARYSLWLEGNIPRFIDVGKGETITLRQLRHPLLVWQQNHEQGTPIVPINVLINPKIRVVAITGPNTGGKTVTLKTIGLAALMAKVGLFIPAREPVELPWFGDILADIGDEQSIEQSLSTFSGHIRRIVRIIEALSPDGFNDIKPLQSPILSPHTPHTPHTPLPHHPITPSLVLLDEVGAGTDPAEGSALAIALLHYLADHALLTIATTHYGELKALKYEDDRFENASVEFDDSTLSPTYRLLWGIPGRSNALTIAQRLGLDQEIIEEARSKIGGFSEEINQVIAGLEEQRREQEQKAQQAGKLLQKTEKFYEEVSQKASSLQEREQELKRYQEQEVQKAIAIAKEEIAQVIRQLQQGNQTGQKAQQASEALQDIKQRQLPQAQKRQPSYQPQVGERVRLSNLGQTAEVLTVNTEGALLTVRFGLMKMTIPFTDIESLDGKKVEMVVKAKTPTTPPPQPIKPQTVPLIRTSQNTLDIRGSRVADAESDLEKAIAIAIMSGVLWVIHGKGTGKLRQGVHEFLSRHPQVDRFELAPQNEGGSGVTVVYLK from the coding sequence TTGATTCAACAAGAAACCTTAGAACTGTTAGAATGGCCTAGATTATGTCAACATCTAGCCACGTTTGCTGCGACAAAACTAGGAACAGTAGCGGCGAGAAAATTGGTTATTCCTGGTAGTTTAGAGGAAAGTCAAGAACTATTAGCCCAAACCCAAGAAATTTATCGTCTAGAGCAAAGTTTAGAGTCAAGATGGTCATTTGAAGGGATCAATGATATTGGAGAATCTCTAGATAGGGCGAAAATAGGGGGGCTGATATTCGGACAAGATTTACTCAATATTGCGACTACTTTAGCAGGAGTCAGAAGACTAAGGCGTGTCATTGAAAATTACGAAGATTTGCCCATTTTAACCGAATTAGTCACTGATGTCAGGACTTATCCCGAATTAGAACAAGCCATTCATCATTGTATTGAGGAAGGAGGAACGGTTGCGGATCGGGCTAGTCCCAAATTAGGAGAAATTCGCCGCAATCTCAAGGAAATTCGGGAGAGAATCTACCAAAAACTACATAGTATCTTACAACGACAAGGAGGAGCAGTACAAGAGTCGGTAATAACTCAAAGAGGCGATCGCTTTGTCATTCCCGTTAAAGCCCCTCAAAAAGACCAAATTCCGGGCATTATTCACGATACATCCAGTACCGGAGCTACCCTTTATATTGAACCTCATTCTATTGTGGAATGGGGCAATAAACTACGACAATATCGCCGTCAAGAACAAGTCGAAGAAGAAGCGGTTTTGCGAAAGTTAACCGAACAAGTGGCCGAGGTACAAGAAGACTTAGATTATTTGTTGGCGATCGCTACTATATTAGATTTAGCTACGGCTAAAGCCCGTTATAGTTTGTGGTTAGAAGGAAACATCCCTAGATTTATTGACGTAGGGAAAGGAGAAACTATTACCCTGCGACAGTTACGTCATCCCTTGTTGGTGTGGCAACAAAACCATGAACAAGGAACCCCCATTGTACCTATTAATGTACTGATTAATCCTAAAATTCGGGTTGTGGCTATTACGGGGCCAAATACGGGGGGAAAAACCGTTACCCTGAAAACAATCGGTTTAGCCGCATTAATGGCGAAAGTGGGCTTATTTATTCCTGCCAGAGAACCCGTTGAATTGCCTTGGTTTGGGGATATTTTAGCAGATATTGGCGATGAACAATCAATTGAACAGAGTTTATCAACTTTTTCGGGACATATTCGCCGTATTGTTCGGATTATTGAAGCTTTAAGTCCTGATGGGTTTAATGATATTAAACCCCTACAGTCCCCTATCCTATCTCCCCACACTCCCCACACTCCCCACACTCCATTACCCCATCACCCCATTACCCCATCACTGGTACTATTAGATGAAGTAGGTGCAGGAACAGATCCGGCCGAAGGAAGTGCATTAGCGATCGCCTTGTTACATTATTTAGCGGATCATGCCTTATTAACTATTGCCACGACTCATTATGGAGAACTCAAAGCCTTAAAATATGAAGATGACCGCTTTGAGAACGCTTCCGTTGAATTTGATGATAGTACCCTATCGCCCACTTATCGGCTGTTGTGGGGCATTCCTGGACGGTCTAATGCTTTAACTATCGCTCAACGGTTAGGATTAGATCAAGAGATTATTGAGGAAGCCAGAAGCAAGATTGGGGGCTTTTCTGAGGAGATTAATCAAGTTATAGCAGGATTAGAAGAGCAACGACGAGAACAGGAACAAAAAGCTCAACAAGCTGGCAAATTACTGCAAAAAACTGAAAAATTTTATGAAGAAGTATCTCAAAAAGCTTCTTCCTTGCAAGAAAGAGAACAAGAATTAAAAAGGTATCAAGAACAAGAAGTGCAAAAAGCGATCGCGATCGCTAAAGAAGAAATAGCCCAGGTGATCCGTCAACTGCAACAAGGAAACCAAACTGGACAAAAAGCCCAACAAGCAAGTGAGGCATTACAAGACATTAAGCAACGTCAGTTACCCCAGGCTCAAAAACGTCAACCGAGTTATCAACCTCAAGTAGGGGAACGAGTAAGATTGTCTAATTTAGGTCAAACGGCGGAAGTTTTAACAGTAAATACAGAAGGGGCATTATTAACCGTTCGTTTTGGCCTGATGAAAATGACCATTCCTTTCACGGATATTGAGTCTTTAGACGGCAAAAAGGTAGAAATGGTAGTTAAGGCTAAAACACCAACTACACCCCCACCACAGCCCATTAAACCTCAAACTGTGCCTTTAATTCGTACCTCTCAAAATACCCTCGATATTCGGGGTAGTCGGGTTGCAGATGCTGAGTCAGACTTAGAAAAAGCGATCGCGATCGCCATTATGTCAGGGGTTTTATGGGTAATTCATGGCAAGGGAACAGGAAAATTACGTCAGGGGGTGCATGAATTTTTAAGTCGTCATCCTCAAGTAGATCGCTTTGAGTTAGCTCCGCAAAATGAAGGAGGATCAGGGGTAACGGTGGTATATTTAAAATAA
- a CDS encoding M20 family metallopeptidase yields MLSQIKDLAESLAPRLIEIRRHFHAHPELSGQEYQTAAYVSGVLSSCGIHVREAVGKTGVLGQLKGSGTDERILAIRTDMDALPIEERTNLEFASCKPGVMHACGHDVHTTVGLGTAMILSQFTEYLPGNVRFLFQPAEEIAQGASWMVQDGAMRDVKAIFGVHVFPSIKARSVGIRYGALTAAADDIEIFIQGESGHGARPHEAIDAIWIASQVITTLQQAISRTQNPLRPIVLSIGQINGGRAPNVIADQVRMAGTVRSLHPETHANLPQWIEGIISNVCNTYNAKYEMNYRRGVPSVQNDIALTQILESASREAWGNEYVEILPEPSLGAEDFSLYLEHAPGSMFRLGVGYDNKQNYPLHHPQFEIDESAIITGVVTLAYAACKYWQ; encoded by the coding sequence ATGCTCTCCCAAATTAAAGACTTAGCTGAATCTTTAGCTCCTAGACTAATTGAAATTCGTCGTCATTTTCATGCTCATCCTGAACTCAGTGGACAAGAATATCAAACCGCGGCCTATGTTTCGGGGGTTCTCTCCTCTTGTGGAATTCATGTTAGAGAAGCAGTAGGGAAAACTGGTGTATTGGGACAGTTAAAGGGAAGCGGAACCGATGAACGTATCCTCGCTATTCGTACGGATATGGATGCGTTACCCATTGAGGAACGAACAAACCTAGAATTTGCTTCCTGTAAACCAGGTGTTATGCACGCTTGCGGTCATGATGTTCATACCACCGTCGGACTCGGAACCGCGATGATTCTATCTCAGTTTACAGAATATTTGCCCGGAAATGTTCGGTTTTTGTTTCAACCGGCCGAAGAAATCGCTCAGGGTGCAAGCTGGATGGTGCAAGACGGTGCGATGCGGGATGTTAAGGCTATTTTTGGGGTTCATGTCTTCCCTTCCATTAAAGCGCGTTCTGTGGGCATTCGCTATGGGGCCTTAACTGCGGCCGCAGATGATATTGAAATTTTTATTCAAGGGGAGTCAGGTCATGGGGCCCGTCCTCATGAGGCTATTGATGCGATTTGGATCGCTTCTCAAGTTATTACTACTTTACAACAAGCTATTAGTCGCACGCAAAATCCCTTACGTCCCATCGTTTTAAGTATTGGTCAAATTAATGGGGGACGGGCCCCAAATGTAATTGCTGATCAAGTTAGAATGGCCGGAACTGTGCGATCGCTTCATCCTGAAACTCATGCTAATCTTCCTCAATGGATAGAGGGAATTATTTCTAATGTTTGTAATACTTATAATGCTAAATATGAAATGAATTATCGTCGGGGAGTTCCTTCGGTACAAAATGATATCGCTTTAACCCAAATTCTGGAGTCTGCTAGTCGAGAAGCTTGGGGAAATGAGTATGTTGAAATTCTGCCGGAACCTTCTCTGGGAGCAGAAGATTTTTCTCTCTATTTAGAACACGCTCCAGGTTCTATGTTTCGTTTAGGAGTAGGCTATGATAATAAACAAAATTATCCCCTTCATCATCCCCAATTTGAAATAGATGAATCTGCTATTATTACCGGAGTTGTTACTTTAGCTTATGCTGCTTGTAAATATTGGCAATAA
- a CDS encoding chromate transporter, with protein sequence MSNPTPLNLDQPTYSLKQLTQYFLKLGTLGFGGPIALIGYMHRDLVEERQWISEAAYQEGLTLAQVAPGPLAAQLSFYLGYVHYGILGSALVGITFVVPSFLMVVALGWAYTLYGGLSWMQAVFYGVGAAVIGIIAMSAYKLTRKTVGTDWLLWGIYLVNAAATIITQSERIELILGAGVLVWLIKSPPKKWFRGNKLNSLIGFPLIPFLAAVPTATPSLLGQIFIFFATAGSFVFGSGLAIIPFLYGGVVKDFQWLNAQEFLDAVAVAMITPGPVVITTGFIGFLIAGLPGACIAAIAMFIPCYLLTIIPAPYFKKHGKNPSISAFVNGVTVAATGAIAGAVVVLGQQSLRDIPTILMGLLTLTVLWRFGKKIPEPLIVAIAAIVGLVVYPLIYP encoded by the coding sequence ATGAGCAATCCTACCCCTTTAAACCTTGACCAGCCAACCTATTCCCTGAAACAGCTTACTCAGTATTTCCTCAAACTCGGAACCCTAGGTTTCGGCGGGCCGATCGCTCTGATTGGCTATATGCACCGGGATTTGGTAGAAGAGCGTCAGTGGATTTCTGAGGCCGCATATCAGGAAGGATTAACCCTCGCACAAGTTGCTCCTGGCCCCCTAGCCGCGCAATTGTCATTTTACTTAGGTTATGTTCACTATGGCATTTTAGGCTCGGCGTTAGTCGGTATTACCTTTGTTGTGCCATCATTTTTGATGGTAGTCGCTCTAGGATGGGCTTACACTCTTTACGGTGGTCTCAGTTGGATGCAAGCCGTATTTTATGGCGTGGGTGCGGCGGTAATTGGGATTATTGCCATGAGTGCTTATAAACTAACCCGTAAAACGGTGGGGACGGACTGGCTATTATGGGGCATTTATTTGGTGAATGCAGCAGCCACGATTATTACCCAGTCGGAAAGAATAGAGTTAATTTTAGGCGCGGGGGTATTGGTTTGGTTGATCAAATCCCCACCAAAAAAATGGTTCAGAGGCAACAAGTTAAATAGTTTGATCGGCTTTCCCCTCATCCCCTTTTTGGCCGCAGTTCCCACTGCAACACCCAGTTTACTCGGACAGATTTTTATCTTCTTTGCAACGGCGGGTTCTTTTGTCTTTGGAAGTGGTTTAGCTATCATTCCGTTTTTGTATGGTGGGGTGGTCAAGGATTTTCAATGGCTCAATGCTCAAGAGTTTCTGGATGCGGTGGCTGTTGCTATGATTACACCAGGGCCAGTTGTGATTACCACAGGATTTATTGGGTTTCTGATAGCAGGACTGCCAGGAGCTTGTATAGCGGCGATCGCTATGTTTATTCCCTGCTACTTGTTAACGATTATCCCTGCACCTTATTTCAAGAAACACGGCAAAAACCCCAGTATTTCCGCATTTGTTAATGGGGTAACTGTTGCAGCAACCGGAGCGATCGCCGGAGCAGTTGTGGTTTTGGGACAACAATCTCTGCGGGACATCCCTACAATTTTGATGGGACTTCTTACCTTGACTGTACTTTGGCGGTTT